The sequence TCATATCGGATTACAAGACTGGTCTAAGGGCGTTTCTTTCAGAAATATCAAAATCAAAACACTTTAATTCATTTCACTTAATTAATTCCGATCACTTAAAAGCATCCTTATGATATCTCATAAACCCAATCGTTTAATAAAATGCGCTCACATTATTGCTGCTGTTGGTTTTGTTACGCTTACACAAATATTCACTTTGCCCAATAGTTACGGACAAATGAATAGCACAGAAACAAACTCTGTTCAGAAAACAGATATTGGCAAACTATCATCTGGAGGCAAATTGAAACCGGTTCAGGCCAATATGGATATTAGAAAATATAGTCTTAACCTGGATGTAGATATTGCCAATAAATTCATCAAGGGCAATACCACCGTAAATCTACAATTGAAAAATGCGGCAGACACCATTTTGTTAGACCTGATTCAACACTTCCATATTGAAGCAATTAAAGTAGATGGCAAACCGGTTTCCTTTGATCACAAAGAAGAAAAGATTTTCATTAAGGGAAATGGATTCGACAAAACCAATCAATTTGGCGCGGGCAATCATAGCGTGTTCATTGCCTACAGTGGTAACCCACCTGAAGCCATAAGACCACCATGGCTAGGTGGATTCACCTGGGCTAAAGATCGTTCAGGAAATGACTGGGTTTCAATCAATATTCAGAAAGAGGGGGGAAGAATGTACTTTCCTTGTAAGGACCATCCCAGTGACGAACCCAACGAAGGCGTTGAAATGAATATAACAGTTCCTAAAGGCTTAACTGTTGCAGGTCCGGGCCTCTTACAAAAAACAGTTACAAAAAAAGACAAGACCAGTTTCTTCTGGAAAACCAATTATACCATCAGTAATTATTGCGTATTATTCAATATTGGAAAGTATGCCGTAGTAAAAGATAGCTATACCACTATAAACGGAAATGTGGTACCTATTGAATATTATATTCTGGAAGAAGATATTGCCCAGGCTAAAAGAGTAATTGAAGCCAAAAAGCGCGATAGTAAAATCTTAGAAAAATATTTTGGAGAGTATCCCTGGTACAAAGAAAAAATTGGCATTGCTGCTGTTCCGAATTCTGG is a genomic window of Sediminibacterium sp. TEGAF015 containing:
- a CDS encoding M1 family metallopeptidase, which produces MISHKPNRLIKCAHIIAAVGFVTLTQIFTLPNSYGQMNSTETNSVQKTDIGKLSSGGKLKPVQANMDIRKYSLNLDVDIANKFIKGNTTVNLQLKNAADTILLDLIQHFHIEAIKVDGKPVSFDHKEEKIFIKGNGFDKTNQFGAGNHSVFIAYSGNPPEAIRPPWLGGFTWAKDRSGNDWVSINIQKEGGRMYFPCKDHPSDEPNEGVEMNITVPKGLTVAGPGLLQKTVTKKDKTSFFWKTNYTISNYCVLFNIGKYAVVKDSYTTINGNVVPIEYYILEEDIAQAKRVIEAKKRDSKILEKYFGEYPWYKEKIGIAAVPNSGMEHQTMITFDNKFIFTTVGGQEYSANLFHEYAHEWWANKVTNKDWAHMWIQEGIGTYAEALAMYELGGQDEYNKIIAAHKRGVRYKKPLVGGEELSEDETYAGNDIYTKGSFFMHSLRYVLGDDVFFKTLKQLATDEAYTYDNTVTTTDVEQLFSKAAGYSLKPFFDFHLRTTQLMEVSIKETGYQQYQIKPLNYFMDLPYEVTINGKPSRLTIGKEGVTVKSASLPLVDAAGYYLKKLTIQ